The DNA sequence CGTCCTGGTTGGTGAACGTGCCGGTCACCGTGCTGCCCGCCCGCATGACGGTGTCGAGGGTCGCGGTGCCCCCGGCGGCCACCGTCACCGGCGTGGCGGTGTAGCGACTGACCGCGTCACCGGACCAGTGGACGGCGTACGGGTGACCGCTGAACACCACCGGCCAGTCGTACGGGCCGAGCCGGTCGAGCGTGTAGCGGCCCTGCTCGTCGGTGCTGGCGTCGTTGACGCCCACGCCGGGGTGACCGGTCAGCACCGAGACGTCGACCGAGTTCGCCGGCTTGCCGGTGGCCGCGTCGGTGACCGTGCCGGTGATCCGGCCGGCCGGGTCGAGCCGGACCTGCGGCCCGGCGGTCACCGTGCCGACCGTCGCGGCGACGGTCGCGGCCTGCCGCTCGTCACCGGTGCCGCCGTCGGTGCCGACCCACTGCCGGCCGTAGGGGGCGTCGCCCGGGTCGGCGAAGAGCCGGTAGGTGCCACCGGCCAGCGGACCCACCCGGATCCGACCGGCCTGGTCGCTACAGTTCCCGTGCCCGTCCACCAGCTTCGCCTGCTTGGGCAGGAACGCGTCGAGGCAGACGTCGGCCACCGGCCGTCCGGTGGCCCGGTCGACGATGGTGCTGGTGATGAGCGCGCCCGGGCGCAGCTTCGGAGCGACCTCGGTGGTCTGGCCGGCCACCACCCGCACGGTGAGGCGGCGGTCGAAGTGCAGGCGGTCCGCCGTGTAGACGTAGATCTCGTGCCGGCCCTGCGGCAGGCCGGTGAGGGTGACGGCCCCGGTGCCCCGGCTGCACGTCCCCGCCGACTCGACGCAGAAGTCGGCCACCGGGGCGCCGCTGACCGAGTCGACGGCGCGGACCCGTACGGAGCCGGTGCCGAGCAGCGCGTCGGCGATCCGGGTCCGCTGGCCGCCGCGCACCACCACGAGGTTCGCGTCGGTGTAGTCGAGCTTGCCCCGGTAGTACTGCGTCCGGTCGCCGGCCTCGAAACGCACCTTGTAGGAGCCGGCCAGCAGCGTCGGGACGGTGAAGGTGCCGTCGGGCCCGGTCTGGGCGTCGACCCCGCCGTACATGTTGGCGGTGTTGACCGCGACCCGGGCGGAGGCGAGCGGCGCGCCGGTCGCGGTGGTGAACGTGCCGGTGAGGCTGCCGGTGGGCAGCACCGTCTCGTTGACCACGGTTTCCTCGTCGGCGGTCACCCGGTAG is a window from the Micromonospora sp. DSM 45708 genome containing:
- a CDS encoding carboxypeptidase-like regulatory domain-containing protein; this translates as MRFSLARRAATAAVVAGFLLLPGSAPAQAAGTSTVGGRLTTSSGAGAADAQVEVFDADSYATAGWTTTDSDGRWSVGGLDAGRYLVGFHPVDQPDQYYRQQAMIWDADPVTVGSGETATADDQLRATGLLTGRITDAGGAPVAWLNIDADQPDNSAHAYGSTDEDGRFRIAATPGDYTLSFRPIEGSYQTQYVPGKLDEVDAGRYRVTADEETVVNETVLPTGSLTGTFTTATGAPLASARVAVNTANMYGGVDAQTGPDGTFTVPTLLAGSYKVRFEAGDRTQYYRGKLDYTDANLVVVRGGQRTRIADALLGTGSVRVRAVDSVSGAPVADFCVESAGTCSRGTGAVTLTGLPQGRHEIYVYTADRLHFDRRLTVRVVAGQTTEVAPKLRPGALITSTIVDRATGRPVADVCLDAFLPKQAKLVDGHGNCSDQAGRIRVGPLAGGTYRLFADPGDAPYGRQWVGTDGGTGDERQAATVAATVGTVTAGPQVRLDPAGRITGTVTDAATGKPANSVDVSVLTGHPGVGVNDASTDEQGRYTLDRLGPYDWPVVFSGHPYAVHWSGDAVSRYTATPVTVAAGGTATLDTVMRAGSTVTGTFTNQDGAPFTSGWVIARSADTGDVAGSGWMSDGRYTLQVTGRQRVYVTYDAAFAGQDYSGRYLVTGTDGTRKLGLFLVPATGTLTADLVVPTS